One Felis catus isolate Fca126 chromosome D1, F.catus_Fca126_mat1.0, whole genome shotgun sequence DNA segment encodes these proteins:
- the LOC101091400 gene encoding olfactory receptor 4C11-like, with protein MNSSVTEFILLGLTQDPVKQKAVFGVFLIFYLATLLGNFLIVVTIKTSRTLGTPMYFFLFYLSFADTCFSTTTAPRLIVDALSHKKTISYNECMIQVFTFHFFGCMEILVLILMALDRYVAICKPLRYTTIMNRQVCSVLVILVWVASCIHSLAQIFLTLRLPFCGPNVIDHYFCDLQPLLKLACMDTYVTNLLLVSNSGTICTVSFIILLTSYVVILYSLRNHSAEGRRKALSTCTSHFIVVVLFFGPCIFIYTRPPATFPIDKMVAVFYTIGTPLLNPLIYTLRNMEVKKAMKKLWNLSI; from the exons ATGAATAGCAGTGTGACTGAATTCATTCTCCTTGGGCTGACACAAGATCCGGTAAAGCAGAAGGCAGTATTCGGGGTCTTCTTGATCTTTTACCTTGCGACACTGTTGGGGAACTTTCTCATTGTAGTGACTATCAAAACAAGCAGGACCCTTGGGactcccatgtacttcttcctatTCTATCTGTCTTTTGCTGACACCTGCTTCTCTACAACCACAGCCCCCAGATTGATTGTGGATGCCCTTTCTCACAAGAAGACCATTTCCTACAATGAGTGCATGATTCAGGTCTTTacattccatttctttgggtgCATGGAAATCTTGGTGCTCATCCTCATGGCTTTAGATCGCTATGTGGCCATTTGTAAGCCCTTGCGATACACAACCATCATGAACCGGCAAGTGTGCAGCGTTTTGGTGATTCTAGTGTGGGTGGCATCTTGTATCCACTCTTTGGCACAAATTTTCCTGACTTTGAGATTGCCTTTCTGTGGCCCCAACGTGATTGACCACTATTTCTGTGACTTGCAGCCCTTGTTGAAACTTGCCTGCATGGACACTTATGTGACAAATTTGCTACTTGTTTCTAACAGTGGAACCATATGCACGGTGAGTTTCATAATCCTGCTTACCTCCTATGTTGTCATCTTGTACTCTCTGCGTAACCACAGTGCTGAAGGAAGGCGAAAAGCCCTTTCCACCTGCACCTCCCACTTTATTGTGGTTGTCTTATTTTTTGGTCCATGCATATTCATATACACACGCCCCCCAGCTACATTTCCAATAGACAAAATGGTGGCTGTGTTTTATACAATTGGGACGCCCCTGCTCAACCCTCTGATCTATACACTGAGGAATATGGAAGTGAAAAAAGCCATGAAGAAATTATG gaatttgtccatt